The genomic DNA attCTTATGTGTTCATCACATAAGCAATTTACATCATTTATAAAGGCATAATTATCATAgaagtaaaatttttcattttttctatttttataaaagctaactaaaaataagataagcccatatattaaaacaagaAAGGCTCCAGTTAACATACCTGACGCAAAATCAAAAGCattcataaaataagaagaataataaaaatacttataaATCAGCTTTctctttattaaattatataaaggaTATGCAAACATTAGTATGAAAGAAcacacatattttattacaaatagaaaattgcatctttttaatgaatatagTTTTgcgcataaaaaaaagtactgaatttctttttttttatattttggtGTATTAACAGGAAAAACGATTCTTCTCACGAATAACTCACTTGCCGAATTTTGTACCGTTTGGCCTTTTATCGTATTCACAATTTGGTGTGTCCGaggattatttttattattactgtaatTGTTAtgattattgttattattaccaccAATTTCGTTACAATTTGtgcattttacttttttttctgtttccgaattatttgtatttgaaGAATTTTCTATGCAGGAGTCCTCCATATTATTCACATCAATGCAACTACGTCCACCATTTCCTATCGATTGCTTCCCAAGTTCATGAGAAGTAATGTACATATCTTTATCTCGTTCTTCTATATTCTTATCCCTTTTATTACCTTCAATATCGTCATAATATCTTTGTATTTCCTGTTCATGCATATCTTTCTGAATAGAACAATTAATTAACCATAtggttattatttttgtaaattgaAATGGAACTAACAGAAGGACAAACGTAAAACCCTGTATGAAATGGCCTGTACTTTCATAGGACCTAAacagattttttttttttgaatctAATTTACTATCCttggtatatttatatattattatcaaaaaGATTAAAACGTGAGTTAATAACAAAACTACTTCCCAtgttataaatgtatttataaatttttggtATCCTGTTTTACATAAACTACATCTTTCCCTATTCCTCCCTCCCGtattattcttctttttaaatagttCTGTTGTTTTATGATCCTCCATTATGCAAGTAACATCTCTTCCTAAATGAGGGACctaatttgtttattcacGAATTAATTCGTTAATTCGTTAAGTAGTTAATTCACTAATTCGTTTATTCGTTAATTAGTTAACTCGTTAATTAGTTAATTCGTTTATTCGcttatttgaattattatttttttttttttaaaagctgTACAGCACAGAACTTTACAACTTAAACATTCATTATGTATGCATGGATGTGCCTCTTTACAAATGTGTATACTGATAATGGTATATGTTGCACATGGAAAGACAAAGAAATAATAGCAGGAAAAGTTTTGCACATAAAAACCAAAAAAGccttgttaaaaaaattttataatattatattattgttaatatatgagcaaatatcattttattcCTCGTTATTATactgtacataaaaaaaagaacaaaagaacaaaataaaagaacaaataaataaaaaaaaaaaaaaaaattgttggCTAgctgataaataaaaagctttattttattttatccgCATTAAATTGTAAAAGTAGAAATGAAgggaatttaaaaaatgcatttataacgaaattaaaaatttcataagATAAAAGAACGAACAAGCAAAAAATGAGCAAATGCGGGAATAAAcgcaaatataaaagaaaaagtacaaaaataagctaatatacatatgtgtaaagCTTATCTCAATAATCAGATTAAAACTGAAAATTTACAGATAAAAAATGTGCCATAAAAagtccaatttttttttccgctTAAATTTTAGCCCAAATGTCTATTATTTGTGAAATAtggcataaaaaaataaaaaa from Plasmodium brasilianum strain Bolivian I chromosome 10, whole genome shotgun sequence includes the following:
- a CDS encoding hypothetical protein (conserved Plasmodium membrane protein), coding for MEDHKTTELFKKKNNTGGRNRERCSLCKTGYQKFINTFITWEVVLLLTHVLIFLIIIYKYTKDSKLDSKKKNLFRSYESTGHFIQGFTFVLLLVPFQFTKIITIWLINCSIQKDMHEQEIQRYYDDIEGNKRDKNIEERDKDMYITSHELGKQSIGNGGRSCIDVNNMEDSCIENSSNTNNSETEKKVKCTNCNEIGGNNNNNHNNYSNNKNNPRTHQIVNTIKGQTVQNSASMLTGAFLVLIYGLILFLVSFYKNRKNEKFYFYDNYAFINDVNCLCDEHIRINIKNNPYLKNMVINYFNIYYNYKILLFMGILMLTTICVFSFIFSFTSLAAYELHSR